A region from the uncultured Stenotrophomonas sp. genome encodes:
- a CDS encoding TonB-dependent receptor, translated as MSQSRVAPKRRLLTSALLLAFASPVLAQDAAGNQADAPEPQATDLDTIVVTGIRGSLQSSMNLKRDAAGIVDGIVAEDIGKFPDTNLAESLQRISGVSIDRSMGEGSKVTVRGVGPDFNLVLLNGRQMPASSIEATNASNSRAFDFANLASEAIAGVEVYKTSRASSSTGGIGATINIKTTRPLESGPIANFGIKGVHDTSAGNLPGVMKGDSWTGEYSGIFSRTFADERFGIALTGSYQDRDLGYNEGGAAGGWYGCPRWCDPMSNPDLNGNATNPPGADDVYSLPQNMLYALNSVQRKRTNAQAVMQFKATDNITATLDYTYSENRIQHRRHELSTWFNQATSESAWTDGPVAAPTHYTEYAGCYNPGTDQWAASDASNVCPAGFEPRWGDLAMAGALFATKNENKSLGFNVEWAVNDSLSLEFDYHKSSAESGADSPYGSNNVIGTAAFVRGVTSVDFSGDLPILGVMLPPGMTQVPASEMMVTGSSFRDSYMKSNVDQGQVRGRFTFENYSKLDFGVAHTKVRNRTAYNFVQRDDWGGFGGGAADYADDLWIPADMSSYFKSFSNSGSMFGQFFVFDFDKVRDAAIAARGGDDSAYLRPTSYTTDRRTTETSKSAWLQWSTSWGEVRPLNAAFGVRYEKTDVVSQALVPIATGLLWTGSNEFSVQYGAPDFTQLKGDYNYWLPSIDLGWEVTDQIVLRASYGHSIGRPQWNHIQGGQTIDSFAAYEGGTGAQGNPGLKPLEARNFDLSAEWYYGDASYVSIGWFRKDIDNYIGTSSIDLNHPDLHTAVGGAYFNEAVANGCTPSGVDFRNCVRQYIFNNHAGSPGVTVTGTDSNGNLTGTIAGQPGDPAALFRITVPVNQDSNMLRGWEFNIQHMFGNSGFGASANYTIVDSNLTYDNYNLDEQFPLVGLSNSANLVGFYDKGPWQVRAAYNWRDKFLTSTWDSWRPNPLYVADYGQLDLNISYQVNDRLSLHAEAINLTDSTMRVYGRNERQTFMATQTGPRYMLGLRYKFR; from the coding sequence ATGAGTCAGTCACGTGTCGCGCCGAAACGGCGTTTGTTGACTTCCGCGCTGCTGCTTGCATTCGCTTCGCCCGTCCTGGCCCAGGATGCGGCAGGCAACCAGGCCGACGCGCCCGAGCCCCAGGCCACCGACCTGGACACCATCGTCGTCACCGGCATCCGCGGCAGCCTGCAGTCGTCGATGAACCTCAAGCGCGATGCCGCCGGCATCGTGGACGGCATCGTCGCCGAGGACATCGGCAAGTTCCCGGACACCAACCTGGCCGAATCGCTGCAGCGCATTTCCGGCGTATCGATCGACCGCTCGATGGGCGAAGGCTCGAAGGTCACGGTGCGCGGCGTCGGCCCCGACTTCAACCTGGTGCTGCTCAACGGCCGGCAGATGCCCGCCTCCAGCATCGAGGCCACCAATGCCTCCAACTCGCGCGCGTTCGACTTCGCCAACCTGGCGTCCGAGGCGATCGCCGGGGTGGAGGTGTACAAGACCAGCCGCGCGTCCTCGTCCACCGGCGGCATCGGCGCGACCATCAACATCAAGACCACGCGGCCGCTGGAAAGCGGGCCGATCGCCAACTTCGGCATCAAGGGCGTGCACGACACCTCGGCCGGCAACCTGCCGGGCGTGATGAAGGGTGATTCGTGGACCGGCGAATACTCCGGCATTTTCAGCCGCACCTTTGCCGACGAACGCTTCGGCATCGCGCTGACCGGCAGCTACCAGGACCGCGACCTCGGCTACAACGAGGGCGGCGCGGCCGGTGGCTGGTACGGCTGCCCGCGCTGGTGCGACCCGATGAGCAACCCGGACCTGAACGGCAACGCCACCAACCCGCCGGGCGCGGATGATGTCTACTCGCTGCCGCAGAACATGCTGTACGCGCTGAACTCGGTGCAGCGCAAGCGCACCAACGCGCAGGCGGTGATGCAGTTCAAGGCAACCGACAACATCACTGCCACGCTGGACTACACCTATTCGGAAAACCGCATCCAGCACCGCCGGCACGAGCTTTCGACCTGGTTCAACCAGGCCACCTCGGAAAGCGCGTGGACCGATGGCCCGGTGGCGGCCCCGACCCACTACACCGAGTACGCCGGCTGCTACAACCCGGGCACCGACCAGTGGGCCGCCAGCGACGCCTCCAATGTCTGCCCGGCCGGGTTCGAGCCGCGCTGGGGTGATCTGGCCATGGCCGGCGCGCTGTTCGCGACCAAGAACGAGAACAAGTCGCTCGGCTTCAACGTGGAATGGGCCGTCAACGATTCGCTGAGCCTGGAGTTCGACTACCACAAGTCCAGCGCCGAATCGGGCGCCGACAGCCCGTACGGCTCCAACAACGTGATCGGTACGGCCGCCTTCGTGCGCGGCGTTACCAGCGTGGACTTCAGCGGCGACCTGCCGATCCTGGGCGTGATGCTGCCACCGGGCATGACCCAGGTGCCGGCCAGCGAGATGATGGTGACCGGCTCCTCGTTCCGCGACAGCTACATGAAGTCCAACGTGGACCAGGGCCAGGTGCGCGGCCGCTTCACCTTCGAGAACTACTCCAAGCTGGACTTCGGCGTTGCCCACACCAAGGTGCGCAACCGCACCGCCTACAACTTCGTGCAACGCGACGACTGGGGTGGCTTCGGTGGCGGTGCGGCCGACTACGCCGACGATCTGTGGATCCCGGCGGACATGAGCAGCTACTTCAAGAGCTTCTCCAACAGCGGCTCGATGTTCGGCCAGTTCTTCGTGTTCGATTTCGACAAGGTACGCGATGCGGCCATCGCCGCACGCGGCGGCGATGACAGCGCCTACCTGCGCCCGACCAGCTACACCACCGACCGCCGCACCACCGAAACGTCCAAGAGCGCGTGGCTGCAGTGGAGCACCAGCTGGGGCGAAGTCCGCCCGCTGAACGCGGCCTTCGGCGTGCGCTACGAAAAGACCGACGTGGTTTCGCAGGCGCTGGTGCCGATCGCCACCGGGCTGCTGTGGACCGGCAGCAACGAGTTTTCGGTGCAGTACGGCGCGCCGGACTTCACCCAGCTGAAGGGTGATTACAACTACTGGCTGCCGAGCATCGACCTGGGTTGGGAAGTCACCGACCAGATCGTGCTGCGCGCCAGCTATGGCCACAGCATCGGCCGCCCGCAGTGGAACCACATCCAGGGCGGGCAGACCATCGACTCGTTCGCCGCCTACGAAGGTGGCACCGGCGCACAGGGCAACCCCGGCCTGAAGCCGCTGGAGGCCCGCAACTTCGACCTGTCGGCCGAGTGGTACTACGGCGATGCCAGTTATGTGTCGATCGGCTGGTTCCGCAAGGACATCGACAACTACATCGGTACCTCCAGCATCGACCTGAACCACCCCGACCTGCACACGGCGGTGGGCGGTGCCTACTTCAACGAGGCGGTGGCCAACGGCTGCACCCCGTCGGGCGTGGACTTCCGCAACTGCGTGCGCCAGTACATCTTCAACAACCACGCCGGTTCGCCGGGCGTGACCGTGACCGGCACCGATTCGAACGGCAACCTGACCGGCACCATCGCCGGCCAGCCGGGCGACCCGGCGGCGCTGTTCCGCATCACCGTGCCGGTCAACCAGGACTCGAACATGCTGCGCGGCTGGGAGTTCAACATCCAGCACATGTTCGGCAACAGCGGCTTCGGCGCATCGGCGAACTACACCATCGTCGATTCCAACCTGACCTACGACAACTACAACCTCGACGAACAGTTCCCGCTGGTGGGCCTGAGCAATTCGGCCAATCTGGTCGGCTTCTACGACAAGGGGCCGTGGCAGGTGCGTGCGGCCTACAACTGGCGCGACAAGTTCCTGACCAGCACGTGGGACAGCTGGCGTCCCAACCCGCTCTATGTTGCCGACTACGGCCAGTTGGACTTGAACATCAGCTACCAGGTCAACGACCGCCTATCGCTGCATGCCGAAGCCATCAACCTGACCGACTCGACCATGCGCGTGTATGGGCGCAATGAACGGCAGACCTTCATGGCCACACAAACCGGCCCGCGCTACATGCTGGGGCTGCGCTACAAGTTCCGCTGA